In Drosophila teissieri strain GT53w chromosome 2R, Prin_Dtei_1.1, whole genome shotgun sequence, the following proteins share a genomic window:
- the LOC122614739 gene encoding uncharacterized protein LOC122614739, translated as MLLDTDLAGGVIRSPYSFDIPHAFIFNESQFVEPKFCGPYMEIVKHFAQVYHYKLLLDTLESLPKKSVVEQDIVHGKYNLSLHGVIIRPETSTDLTTDATKHSYPLELMTNCVMVPLAPELPKWMYLVWPLGRYIWSCLFLGTFYVALLLRYVHWREPGKATRSYTRNVLHAMALLMFSPNMNMSVKLKHASLRVITFYTLLYVLGFILTNYHLSHMTAFDMKPVFLRPIDTWSDLIHSRLRIVIHDSLLEELRWLPVYQALLASPSRSYAYVVTQDAWLFFNRQQRVLIQPYFHLSKVCFGGLFNALPMASNASFADSLNNLILNVFQAGLWNYWEELAFRYAKQAGYARVFLDTYPVESLNLEFFTTAWIVMTAGIPISSLVFCLELYVHRRKERLSQYDRFECCDY; from the exons ATGCTGCTCGACACGGACCTGGCCGGTGGAGTGATCCGCTCGCCATATAGTTTTGACATCCCGCACGCCTTTATCTTCAACGAATCGCAGTTCGTGGAGCCCAAATTCTGTGGACCCTACATGGAGATAGTGAAGCACTTCGCCCAGGTGTACCACTACAAGCTGCTTCTCGACACTCTCGAGAGTTTGCCCAAGAAATCGGTGGTGGAGCAGGACATTGTCCACGGCAAGTACAACCTCTCGCTCCACGGCGTGATCATTCGGCCAGAGACGAGCACTGACCTCACCACTGACGCCACCAAGCACAGTTATCCGCTGGAGCTGATGACGAACTGCGTGATGGTGCCCCTTGCGCCCGAGCTGCCCAAGTGGATGTACTTGGTGTGGCCGCTGGGCAGGTACATCTGGTCCTGCCTGTTCCTCGGCACCTTCTACGTGGCCCTCCTGCTGAGGTATGTGCACTGGCGGGAGCCGGGGAAGGCCACCCGATCCTATACCAGGAACGTGCTCCACGCCATGGCTCTGCTGATGTTCAGTCCCAACATGAACATGTCCGTAAAGCTGAAGCACGCCTCGCTGCGCGTCATTACCTTCTACACGCTGCTCTACGTCCTGGGTTTCATCCTGACCAACTACCACCTCAGCCACATGACCGCGTTCGACATGAAGCCCGTGTTCCTGCGGCCCATCGACACCTGGTCGGATCTGATCCACTCGAGACTGCGGATCGTTATCCACGATTCGCTGCTGGAAGAGCTGCGCTGGCTGCCGGTG TACCAGGCCCTGCTGGCGAGTCCATCGCGTTCCTACGCCTATGTGGTCACCCAGGATGCCTGGCTGTTCTTCAATCGGCAGCAGCGGGTGCTCATCCAGCCGTACTTCCACCTGTCCAAGGTGTGCTTCGGTGGCCTCTTCAACGCCCTGCCCATGGCCTCCAATGCCAGCTTTGCCGATTCCCTGAACAACTTAATTCTCAACGTTTTTCAGGCGGGCTTGTGGAATTACTGGGAAGAGCTTGCCTTTCGCTATGCCAAGCAGGCTGGCTATGCGAGAGTTTTCCTGGACACATATCCCGTCGAATCGCTGAACCTGGAGTTCTTCACCACGGCCTGGATTGTCATGACCGCGGGAATACCCATTAGCTCGCTGGTTTTCTGCTTGGAGCTTTACGTTCATCGTCGAAAGGAGAGACTTTCGCAGTATGACCGATTCGAGTGTTGCGATTACTAA